The sequence CCTTTGACGGGCATGATTTCTCCGGTTGGGACAGTGTTCTCATCAACTGGTGTTATATGGTTTGCCCAAAGTTGAATTGAATGGTTGAGAACATCCCCTGAGTTATGGCCACCTAAGTTCCAGTAGGTGTGTTGAGCCAAGTTGATTATGGTGGGCTTGTTTTCAGGAATTGCCTCCATATCAAGTTTCATTGTTGTGCTCGAAGTGAGTGAGTATGTTGCAGTAACAGAGACAGCTCCTGGGTAACCTGTTGCCAGAGGAAAAAATTGCTAATCTTCAAAATTAAGACCACCTTTGGtgatcatttcgttttttgtttttagtttttaagaattaggcgattttcttcaatttcttacaatgatttgcatctttcctaagtacaatagttgaattattagccaaattccaaaaacaaaaataattttaaaaattactttttattcgatttcaaaatttgacttggtttttcaAAACATCGGTAAAAAGTCGATAAGAGACAAAAACTAGAGGTGAAATGAGTattttatagacttaattttcaaaaactaaaaactaaaaatcaaatggttaatGAATGGGGCCTAAATCATCTGGGTAAACCAAAATGAGTGGATGAATATTAGATTACCTTCCTCTCCTTCAGCACTATGATACTTAAAGGTGATGGACGGATTCTCCCCCTTTTTGTATTCACTCACCTGCCATACTTTCTTGTCAAATCCTTTGTGCCCACctgaaagaagaagagagagtaCTTCAGACTATTCCTAAAGATGCTAATATCATACAGATAGGGAGAAGCGAAGAAGAGCAAAACTAAAAGTTTCTTCCATATACTCAGCACCACGAAATGTAACATATTCGACGAAGATACTTCAATTTAGCAGAATTCTTTTAAAACTTTGCATGCCCTTATAAACAAAATGAACATGATCAACAACCAAGATTTCCACCACAAGGTAGATTGGGTTGGGGAGGGAGGACATGTTCGAACAAATAAttgaaataacaaaacaaatggGAAATATAAACTCGATGCATGTTGTAAGATTTCAGATCAAAGAAAGAATTCACAGCAGATTCAGGTCATAATTTGAGTAAAATTAGAATTCTCTGCAATTCAAAACCTCCGAGTATTGCAACATGCGAGATCCATGAACAGACAGAACCAATGAAAATTTCCAATTCCTCACCATGGAGACTGTTTGGAGGTTTATTAATAGGCAAAGAGTATTGTTCCCCATGGAGTGTGAACTTCCCATCTTTGATTCTATTAGCGACACGACCAACAATGCAGCCAAAATAAGGCGCAAGACCTTTCTGTTCATAATGAAATCCAATCAACATAAGAAAATCATATCCACAAACAtaacaaatttcatttcaattccTTTAGTCGGAATGTTCAGAAAGAAAATACAGGCCATTAAAACCTCACACTCCGTCGATTCCGAGATCTCCAGAACCATTTGAATCGCGGATAATGAACGATCGAATTCAAATGGATCATCAGAGAGAGCGAAAAATCTTACCAGATATGGGTCGAGAGAATCAAATCCAAGGACTACATCAGCCAATTTTCCTGCAAAGTTGCATAAAGTCCACGATCAACAACATTAcgaaaaaaaacccaaaaaactgaAGGGGAAAATGCAAATACAAATTTGTTTGTTACCATCTTTGTCTGGAACAGAGAGAGAAGTGATGGTGCAACCAAGATTGGAAATGAGAACTTGCATGGTTCCATTGTTGAGTTCGAAAAGCTCGGGTTTCTGAGTCTGATCCGCCATTGGAATACCTTTCCGTgcgaagagagagagagtgacaGTGAAGAAAACAAAGGATTATATATCTATCTCTATATGTTTGAAACGTAGagtattaataaaatattagaagaaaCATCAAACCGTTAAATTTTCAGCCGAGATAATGACGTCATAATCTCCTAAGATTATGCCAAATTcagttaatttttcatttataaaatatttggggAAGAGTATTTCTCTCCATTCtgagtttagttttcatttcGTCTAgacatttcaaaatattacatagtCCAAGTTTTGAACTAGATTTAAGAggttataaatttgaattttgtttcaatttaatctttatttttaactaaatatCCACTTTTAATTTTTAGGATTAATGTTtactaaataattaaaaaaattatagttaaTGCAGTTTCCCTATTTTTTTCATCcgtaataaaattaattttattttttcaaaattaatttgtaagcATTAACgaaaaaattgaaagtgagcatttagtgaaaaattaagtttaaaaatataaacaaacattttaaaatttaagaactaaatagaaattaaaccAATCACAAAactaattaaccaattttttttcttttttctagggttattttcaaatgtagtaaaataaaccaaaatatttattaatatagcaaaatgtcactatctgtAAGTGATAGACACGAATAGACTACTATTATTTATCACTAGTAGAtgttgatagatactgataaacatctatcagcatctatcactAATATGATGGAATATAAAGAACACATGCATAATGGAAGCAATGATCGATAACGttctaattacataaaaaacaAGAAAGCATGTATAAAGggttagaaattacaacatttgtagaatccaccgcaatcttcctctcccAAACTTGATCGACACCACCAACGAAAAATCCTCGCTATTCTCCGGTTGAAGAACACGATTGTGGGACGAATTTGTTAGTGAAAACAAGGGAATTTCACTTTAGTAAAAAGAGATTAAAGAGATTTAGGTGGAAGAGTTTAGGTCAATAGTCAAAGAAACATTAgattttacaaaattcaaaaatcaaattatttatagaaaaaatacaTGTAAAATCCTATCTtacatgtcttccacctcaaactccactagCACCTAATCTTtaggtgtcaagcttgggaAGTGACACTTCAAAGTCtacttagttagtgggaaaatccaacaattggattttttcactaactaaattttttattaaaaaaaatgaaatataatgttctaattttaggaattatttaatcaaaacaatttcaattaaGGCATCAACTGCAGGCTATATTTTGATCAGGATTACTGCATGACAAGCCGAGTGAGATTCACTCCCCTCGGAAAGGGAGAAGCTGCATGCAGAAGTTTCCGTAAAAACGGAAGGGTCGGACCTGCGCGTAGGCACATAAAGACGGGGAGTGGTGACCCTATAAGCTTTATGTTCCTACGCACGTTGACCTCGACGGCGGTGGCTCCATACCCTAAACATCAAGATCCGTGCAATAGGGTGATACCTCTGTTATGAAGATCTTGACAATGGAAGAGacttttttcaagtttttaataaacaaatttaatatcacatactAAATTGTTTTTAACATctagctttgattaatcacattaatcaaatttaaaaaacactttcatgctaatgatcaagtatactctaaaagataaattaattaataaatcaatgatttaattgtaaattatatctcatataaaataaaattttccttaaaactcgaatttgaacatttcaaattcttacttcacctagttcCTCAATTTTGTCcatagtgagctagcaaggagactcgatggacctacagatcatgggctctaacgatccgagactaaccggtcaaactttttaacctagttaatcaacattcgtcaACTAACAGGATTGTCCACTATAGCCTTTAGTTgtactcctctcactgtagatatattgtgtgcccatttgatataaccatcatcaataagttgatacttcacaggttgttcgtaacctcagCTAGGATAAATACCGAAATACCCCTGaattacatcttttctccttaagtaccattgtccctctaatgaacaattgatttaggaacataatcactaaatccattccctctcaggccatgaaaggatagggccccttgttcaagacccaggatcaacccttaagggaacaacctttctacgatccctaaaatgggtagagtgaattccatcttgcaaatctTATGTCCCAACcatctactcggtcttatccctgaaatgagaggcatATTGAGCAACGATATTGAGCTTACCCTCACTTATACAGATCAAggaataatctcgaataaataggagttcatagacaactcaggatttagatcaggttatctaggtcatcaagaagtgaaattaatcagtgttaacagtaaatggtgttAATACGTGacagtgattatttcgtggtctatcttatacaatctcatcgagtagaacacccccgctcacatgtctctacatgaacaaaccgatcacatcgtttatgacactttacaacatttgtaacaatcatagaGCAGACCGTATCcaatagtatctccagaaataggtacccaacaTAATCCAAGTAATACGGActgtttaggctattttactcgaacttgatcaagtttacgtctccatataaagtctaattattcatgacaatagccaagggttcgtagtttattggatttagaattattaaacaatcaacaataCTTgtttgaataaacttcatatatgtttactgtttacaaaactacgagttttaggacatacaacccaacataatagacagtgacatttcTTTATAGGACAAGTTGCACAATTAGCCAAAAACAATACAAATATTAGGTCTGTAACTCCATATTTTTTAGGTTTgcatatataacaaaaaaaaactcatcCCAACCCAATTACTGAACCTAGAAAGTCCAAAAGGCCTTtaaaaattgttatatttgatatactgtTGATAGACTTGAAAGTTATTTGATATCTAATATATTGTTCATATGTTGATTGATATGTGATATACTATCGATATACTATTAACATTATATTCTTGAAAGTTGTTTGATATGCATATACTTGTCGATACACTTAAAAGTTTATTGATATGTGATATACTGTTGATACACATAGAATGTTGATCGCCATTAGATACATTATTGATAactcatgttttatttcaagTATTTGTTGATTGGTGTATGATACATTCATGTCTTATAACTAACATATTGTTGATACACCAAGAATatcatgcttataaaatgaaaCACTCGTACTTTACTTCAAAATAATTACTGATTAAATGTTGATTGTTGTTATATAAGTTGTTGATACAGTTAGAATGTTGATTGTTGTTAAATATACTGCTGATACACTAATGTCTTTCTTCAAATACTCATTAATCTATGTCTAATACATTCGTgtcttatatatgatatactgcAGTTACAGTTGGAATATTGTGCTTATAGAATGAAATATACATGTTTTACTAACAtcttttatttatgttttttttttcactttttttttcttatctttcAAGTGTTTCACATTTGTACTAACAAAACCAACATAGCTAGCCAAATAGAAAAGAAATCTACCCATTACCCCACAAAAATTATGTTAATAATGgtactaaattaaattaaaatttctaaaactatccaaattaatttgaaaatatgtgcaaaatataaataaaatgaactaaatttgttactaaaaaaggagaaaaaaatgtGTCATTGAAAGGGGTAACTAGGTTAAAGACATTTTAATTCGGAACTCAAATGttaaaattgttatatattgcccctatatattttctttcaatgttactgtataaaagataaaataaaatataaaatggtaacattttaaattttaattataacatttagttattattaaatatatttttttaaaaagacccattagatttttctaccaaaaaatcaattcaaatccATAAAGGGAGAAGGAATGCAGAAGGTTAAAATGGAAAGATagaaaaactaagaattaaaactaaaaaattatgcTATATATGCAAAATCCAAAAAGCTTCAACTTCATTTGCAATTTCTCTGATTGGTTTTGCCATCCATTccaatttctcaatttttttatttgaaaatattttcacatatatatttataaaaaaaatggaatggaTGCAAAACCAATTAGCAATAGAaacttaaaagaaagaaagaaaaaaaaaacggaaGGACATTGAAAAGTTCTCATCGatcaatatattttcaattgaaagaagaaaaaaaattaaaaaatcatagTAAAGTTATT comes from Benincasa hispida cultivar B227 chromosome 2, ASM972705v1, whole genome shotgun sequence and encodes:
- the LOC120070651 gene encoding galactose mutarotase, which translates into the protein MADQTQKPELFELNNGTMQVLISNLGCTITSLSVPDKDGKLADVVLGFDSLDPYLKGLAPYFGCIVGRVANRIKDGKFTLHGEQYSLPINKPPNSLHGGHKGFDKKVWQVSEYKKGENPSITFKYHSAEGEEGYPGAVSVTATYSLTSSTTMKLDMEAIPENKPTIINLAQHTYWNLGGHNSGDVLNHSIQLWANHITPVDENTVPTGEIMPVKGTPFDFTSEKKIGTSIHEVGMGYDHNYVLDCGDEKSGLKHVAKVKEPSSSRVLNLWTNAPGVQFYTGNSVNGVVGKGGAVYGKHAGLCLETQGFPNAVNQPNFPSVVVKPGEKYQHTMLFEFSAE